CGCCGGATCATAGCCGACGCCGCGCATCGCCCTTTCGGCCAGATCCTGCGCCTCGGCCGTGGCGAGGTGAATTCTTTCTTCTCTTTCGGTGTCGGGCATTCCGGCTCCTGATGTACATTCGCGCCGCGAACGGGCGATACTCCGCGATAATACCCGCTGCCGCAAGCACCCGTGGAGCAATACGGCGATATCCCCTAAACTGGTCCCCCGACAGCGCGAACGCACTGACAAATCATCGATAAAACCGGGGGAAGGGTCCATGGCGGACGCGAATACAGAAACATACGACTACATCATTGTCGGGGCGGGTTCGGCCGGTTCGGCGGTGGCGCACCGGTTGTCGGCGAATCCGGACCATCGCGTGCTGCTGCTGGAAGCCGGCCCGCCGAGCCATCCCCTGTCGCGTTTTCCCTTCGGCGCGCGGGCGCTGCTGGCCAATCCGCTGGCCAACTGGTGCTACACCGCGGAGCCGGAAGCGAACACCAACGGCCGCCGCGTTCCGGTGCCGCGCGGCAAGCTGCTGGGCGGATCCAGTTCGATCAACGGGCTGGTCTTCGTGCGCGGCCAGCGTCAGGATTACGATACCTGGGCGCAGATGGGGAACAGGGGCTGGAGCTATGACGACGTGCTGCCGGTATTCAAGCGCCTCGAAAGCTACGAGGGCGGCGACGACGAATACCGGGGCCGCGAAGGCCCGCTGCGGGTGACCTTGCCGGACGAGAAAGGGCCGCTATACGACGCGCTGGTCGAGGCGGCGGCGCAGGTCGGTATCCCGCATGTCGCGGACTATAACGGCGCGACCCAGGAAGGCATTTCCATGAGCCAGGCAACCATCGCCGCCGGCCGCCGGATGAGCACCGCGTATTGCTACCTGGATCCGATCAGGCGCCGCCGCAACCTGACAATCGAAACCGGCGCGCTGACCGAGAGCCTGATGCTGGACGGCACGCGCTGCACCGGCGTGCGCTATTCGGCGAACGGCCGGAAATGCGAGGCGCGGGCGAGTCGCGAGGTCGTGCTCAGCGCCGGGACGATCAATTCGCCGCAGATCCTGGAACTGTCGGGAATCGGCCAGCCGGGGCGGCTGCGGGCGCTGGGCATCGAAGTGAAACACGGGCTGAACGGCGTCGGCGAGAACCTGCGCGACCATTACGCGCCGCGCACCCGCTGGGCCGTCGGCAAGCCCGGTATCACGTATAACGACAAGGCGCGCGGCATCGGGCTGGCGGGCATCGCGCTGCGCTACATGCTGACCCGCAAGGGGCTGATGGGTATCCCGACCGCGCCGATGCGCGCCTTTGTGAAAAGCCGCGACGGGCTGGAGGCGCCGGACGTGCTGCTCGGCTGGGTGCCGCTGCTGTACGAGGCGAATTACAGGATATCGAAACGGCAGGGCTTCACCTGCTACGCCCATGTCATGCGGCCGGAAAGCAGGGGCAGCGTGCACATCGCCGCCGCCGACCCGACGAAGCCGCCGGCGATCAACTTCAATTTCCTGTCGGCCGCGCCGGATGCGGAAATCACCATCCGCGCTGTCCGGATCGCCCGCGAACTGATGACCGCGCCGGCGATGCGGGCCATCGACACGACCGAGATCGCGCCGGGGACGGAGAAGCAATCCGACGAGGATATCCTGCAATGGGTGAAGGAAGTAGGCGAGACGACCTACCACCCGGTCGGCACCTGCAAGATGGGCCCGGACGACATGGCCGTCGTCGATGACCGGCTGCGGGTCCGGGGAATCCAGGGTTTGCGGGTCGCGGACGCCTCGATCATGCCGACCCTGATTTCCGGCAATACCAACGCGCCGTCGATCATGATCGGCGAAAAGGCGGCGGAGATGATATTGAACGCCCGGGCCTGATTGTCCCCCGGGCCTGATCGTCCGGCGGGCGGCGCCGCCGGCATTTACCGAAAATTAACGATAAACTATGAAGGTAATACAAGATTAAGAATTTCCATTGTAAGTGTCCGGCATGCCGCCTGATCCGATCGCCAGGATAATAAAGAACCACCTGCTGTACCGCATGAACAAGGGCGGTATGCGGGGCAATCTGTCTTCGCGGCGATTGACGGGGCTCAGCCTCGCCGGGTTCGACCTGAAATCGATCATCGCGCCCGGCGCCCATTTCGGCGAGTGCAATCTGAGCGACACGGACCTGAGCGAGGCCGATCTTTTCGGCGCCACGCTGGAGCGCGCCAGATGCATTCGCACGAATTTTCAGTACGCGGATCTGCGCGGCGCGCGGCTGCACGGCGCCACGCTGGAAGGCGCGAATTTCAACAATGCGGACCTGCGCGCGGGCCGCTACGCCAGCGACCAGCCCGAGGCGGCGACGAATCTTTCCCGGGCGCAGCTGGATCAGGCCCAGTTCGCCAATTCGGACCTGGACCACGCGGACATGTCCGAGACGAGCTGCGTCGCGTGTAATTTTCGCGGGGCGCAGATGCCGCAGGTCGACCTCACCGGCGCGGATCTGCGGGGGGCCAATCTGAGCAACGCGCGCCTCAAGGGCGCGGTGCTCGCCGGCGCGAACCTGACCGGCGCGGTGCTGGCGGGCGCGTCGCTGGTGGAAGCGGACCTGCGCGACGCCTGCCTTGTCGGCGTCGACCTGAGCCAGACCAACATGTCCTATGCAACGCTGGATTCGCCGGTATCGAAGCCGGATGAGGATCTCGCCATTGTGCTGCGGCAGCACGGGGACTGGCTGAAGAGCGGCGGGAAGGAGGGTTCCCGCGCGGATTTCACCGGTCTCGACCTGAGCCGAATTGACCTGTCCGGCATCGATTTCTCCGCCGCGGGACTGGCCGGCGTGTGCCTGGCCGGCGCCCGGCTGAAGGGCTGCACGCTCGCCATGTGCGATCTCTCCGGCGCGAACCTCGCCGGCGCCAACCTGGCCGAGGCGGATCTGCGCGGCGTCAATCTGTCCGGCGCCGACCTGAAAGCGGCGAACCTGCGCAGGGCGAATATCGGCGTGCTGCACATTCAGGACAGGAACGGCAGGCGTACCGGCAAGGCTGCGACGTCGAACCTGGCCAAGGCGGATTTTACCGACGCCACGCTGACGGACGCCACGCTCAACGGCGCCGCGGTGGCGGGCGCCCTGTTTCTGAGCGCCACGCTGGTGCGGGCGGATTTGCGCGGCTGCGACATGACCGCGGCGGACACCGCGGGCGCCGTGATGGAAGGCGCCAGGACAGGATCGCCGGAAGCGCTCTCCGATCCG
This genomic interval from Alphaproteobacteria bacterium contains the following:
- a CDS encoding pentapeptide repeat-containing protein, which encodes MPPDPIARIIKNHLLYRMNKGGMRGNLSSRRLTGLSLAGFDLKSIIAPGAHFGECNLSDTDLSEADLFGATLERARCIRTNFQYADLRGARLHGATLEGANFNNADLRAGRYASDQPEAATNLSRAQLDQAQFANSDLDHADMSETSCVACNFRGAQMPQVDLTGADLRGANLSNARLKGAVLAGANLTGAVLAGASLVEADLRDACLVGVDLSQTNMSYATLDSPVSKPDEDLAIVLRQHGDWLKSGGKEGSRADFTGLDLSRIDLSGIDFSAAGLAGVCLAGARLKGCTLAMCDLSGANLAGANLAEADLRGVNLSGADLKAANLRRANIGVLHIQDRNGRRTGKAATSNLAKADFTDATLTDATLNGAAVAGALFLSATLVRADLRGCDMTAADTAGAVMEGARTGSPEALSDPAGA
- a CDS encoding GMC family oxidoreductase N-terminal domain-containing protein, with the protein product MADANTETYDYIIVGAGSAGSAVAHRLSANPDHRVLLLEAGPPSHPLSRFPFGARALLANPLANWCYTAEPEANTNGRRVPVPRGKLLGGSSSINGLVFVRGQRQDYDTWAQMGNRGWSYDDVLPVFKRLESYEGGDDEYRGREGPLRVTLPDEKGPLYDALVEAAAQVGIPHVADYNGATQEGISMSQATIAAGRRMSTAYCYLDPIRRRRNLTIETGALTESLMLDGTRCTGVRYSANGRKCEARASREVVLSAGTINSPQILELSGIGQPGRLRALGIEVKHGLNGVGENLRDHYAPRTRWAVGKPGITYNDKARGIGLAGIALRYMLTRKGLMGIPTAPMRAFVKSRDGLEAPDVLLGWVPLLYEANYRISKRQGFTCYAHVMRPESRGSVHIAAADPTKPPAINFNFLSAAPDAEITIRAVRIARELMTAPAMRAIDTTEIAPGTEKQSDEDILQWVKEVGETTYHPVGTCKMGPDDMAVVDDRLRVRGIQGLRVADASIMPTLISGNTNAPSIMIGEKAAEMILNARA